Proteins co-encoded in one Ziziphus jujuba cultivar Dongzao chromosome 9, ASM3175591v1 genomic window:
- the LOC107426620 gene encoding sm-like protein LSM5 has translation MNVLDLLVIEDTIRGCRCPRSDGCGYGSTKVVDLGYRPREPGDCSKLFSALSSFAALICSREELHNHRLLPRPEFSASMANNPSQLLPSELIDRCIGSKIWVIMKGDKELVGTLRGFDVYVNMVLEDVTEYEITAEGRRITKLDQILLNGNNIAILVPGGSPESE, from the exons ATGAACGTACTAGACCTACTAGTTATTGAAGATACCATTCGAGGGTGCCGATGTCCCAGATCAGATGGTTGTGGATATGGATCCACCAAGGTGGTTGATCTAGGATACAGACCAAGAGAACCGGGTGATTGCTCCAAGCTTTTTAGCGCACTTTCAAGTTTCGCAGCTCTTATTTGCAGCCGAGAGGAGCTCCATAACCATCGGCTTCTACCACGGCCAGAGTTTTCTGCATCCATGGCTAACAATCCTTCACAGCTACTCCCCTCAG AGTTGATCGACCGCTGCATAGGTTCCAAAATATGGGTAATAATGAAGGGTGACAAGGAGCTCGTCGGCACTCTTAGGGGATTCGATGTTTACGTCAACATGGTCCTCGAAGACGTCACCGAATA TGAGATCACTGCTGAAGGAAGACGGATAACCAAGCTTGACCAGATTCTATTGAACGGAAACAACATTGCCATT CTTGTCCCTGGCGGTTCACCTGAATCTGAGTGA